A single Calypte anna isolate BGI_N300 chromosome 24, bCalAnn1_v1.p, whole genome shotgun sequence DNA region contains:
- the LOC115599599 gene encoding putative ankyrin repeat domain-containing protein 20A12 pseudogene, with protein MGILCQTLSSKEPKKGSLGQQQKPVLKESSDEEEEQKRECSSEEERTAIPKYFNESVPALCQQQRTKKRLQRTAAKASTGEHPASTFRVSSPAEKGGLKDGTEKSGVQVLEDVQEQQLIQGRAVPVALGWVHTVYQKLTAATEKYVYLVEERNKNWKAQCAALRKQVLNYKTERGKREDTVRQLQQELAAALKKLSVAEGSLEESTRRCRTLEEANLGLRKELREAEEKDTVRQLQQELAAALKKLSVAEGSLEESTRRCRTLEEANLGLRKELRKAKTKCQELEKQQLHYEHHIQYWMSTLKDRDRELKDKSQQVQDLLSFSLETRARVKQLEQRVQCLSMQNIRLEGTVKQQRSWIEALRGDVEASASKRAEEMPATSFTVPSDCGGHFEHWCWV; from the exons ATGGGAATCCTCTGCCAGACTCTCAG CAGCAAAGAACCCAAAAAAGGTTCCCTGGGACAGCAGCAAAAGCCAGTACTG AAGGAATCATctgatgaggaagaggagcagaagagggaatgcagcagtgaagaggaaagaaCTGCAATTCCCAAGTATTTCAATGAATCTGTTCCTGCTCTTTGCCAGCAGCAAAGAACCAAAAAAAGGCTCCAGAGGACAGCAGCAAAAGCCAGTACTG GTGAGCACCCAGCATCCACCTTCCGTGTGTCCTCTCCAGCTGAAAAAGGAGGCCTGAAGGATGGCACTGAAAAATCTGGGGTGCAG GTGCTGGAAgatgtgcaggagcagcagctcatccAAGGAAGGGCAGTGCCTGTAGCACTGGGATGGGTGCACACCGTTTACCAGAAGCTCACTGCTGCTACTGAGAAGTATGTTTACCTGGTGGAAGAGAGGAACAAGAATTGGAAGGCCCAGTGTGCTGCTTTAAGAAAGCAAGTGTTGAATTACAAgactgagagaggaaaaagagag GACACAGTCagacagctgcagcaggagcttgctgctgctcttaAGAAGCTCTCTGTGGCAGAAGGGTCTCTTGAAGAGTCCACGAGGCGCTGCAGGACCCTGGAGGAAGCCAACCTGGGCCTGAGAAAGGAACTGAGAGAGGCTGAAGAGAAG GACACAGTCagacagctgcagcaggagcttgctgctgctcttaAGAAGCTCTCTGTGGCAGAAGGGTCTCTTGAAGAGTCCACGAGGCGCTGCAGGACCCTGGAGGAAGCCAACCTGGGCCTGAGAAAGGAACTGAGAAAGGCTAAAACCAAG tgtcaggaactggaaaagcagcagcttcattATGAGCATCATATTCAGTACTGGATGAGTACCTTAAAGGACAGGGATAGAGAACTGAAGGATAAGTCCCAACAAGTACAAGATCTCCTGTCCTTTTCTCTGGAGACCAGGGCTAGAGTAAAACAGCTGGAACAACGTGTGCAGTG ccTCTCCATGCAAAATATCAGACTGGAAGGCACAGTGAAGCAGCAAAGGAGTTGGATTGAAGCCCTTCGGGGAGACGTGGAAGCCTCTGCCTCA aaaagagcagaggagatgccTGCAACCAGTTTTACAGTGCCCTCAGACTGTGGCGGCCATTTTGAGCATTGGTGCTGGGTATAA